A genomic stretch from Onychostoma macrolepis isolate SWU-2019 chromosome 02, ASM1243209v1, whole genome shotgun sequence includes:
- the pask gene encoding PAS domain-containing serine/threonine-protein kinase isoform X3 — translation MWLMQGRRSSPRGDSVCVADDDCSISSVMKTDSFCMNQSFPSARNCTLSRVDASSSSSSGDSHVSSSVAMRNLQISDLHCFHPVSPSSAHGSPVMESSLLRQLMCTAPEKRGTALTINPNKAILSINCTTLQVLDANEHACKLFECGYSDLIGRKLTSILRANQILEEVLKEETLDSDGKLVAISAKVVSAVSLTGAEFPVSVWLQIPEQLQQISELLLERVERITAHVTFTQNGGILSCDSTLAHLYGYHTAEEMTGLSIMSLMPSLQIPFHCRTPKVLRVQRVHVQAMSGLVVPACVRLQAAVSCGRSPLQIKGSAHPEPSRQTNQTPSGGKSGAGGVLSPSADVLYSGSVCVFAPSSCLLTLLPNGTIHSLNNPFSSLLLGYNSSQLLGKNVTYLIPAFYERVRAADRSGHPTSHPHDPSSPSDRCTDPCGCSASASCCPTDVLTLSTDMLTTKEDQQETCNPNTVLAGDSVMVHLAMRRRAGLGKGKRIFTGTSTKLEKENSVLSTMTSPAVTSTPLNGLDDTTELCEQIVDVTARVSESDSANSTTALLQTFTLVESQEVHKTCLSTTVSPHCGPSEQLFAGRDASKVPNSDRTEAPVKSCDSVPNSKPPTKACQCSEKAQLQDSSFEVISLGSGSSSGFCERLVGGSGPEKLDESQQGRQLAESGSTFLDLNSNGDVIVHAMSEMDLNDSVEIPNASADLNHSLTSCDTAELLRTPSPFVVESDPEAEAQICPEQETTQKPAPSPQEQEQQTCPRQKTLEKLPKNHVTKLREQWNSFSEHAVGHVLDLRKGRILLPGDIPATSTPKKVKANSSIPEGRIHVTCYNRDGTPIEVQCDVRLVSLSSGSSLVCLWLSGNHLLLHHQEAPQSTMSPTVRTGAPEQEAFACSLAEAVRSDALRSSVDLEQSGACEGYFEEDYRPLRSIGKGAFGFVWLAARRIDAQEVVVKFIRKSAVVSECWVDDPDLGRVSQEVAILVRLQHPNIVKVLEVFENERFFQMVMEKHGDGLDLFEFIDMQPRLDEPLASYIFRQLVAAVSYLRGKRVLHRDIKDENIIINSKFHVRLIDFGSAALLEPGKLFYTFCGTLEYCSPEVLQGNPYEGPELELWSLGVLLYTLLFSENPFCSVEETLKARINPPCQISTELYALLAGLLHPVVDQRMTLEELLESQWIQQPINLAEYSWGEVFPSSNESTEHVEPNSCVHQADILYLDPENTSEDTPLEDEEDEDEEQRRTMAALQCELLKYLTDE, via the exons ATGTGGCTGATGCAGGGCCGGAGGAGCAGCCCCAGGGGCGACAGTGTTTGTGTTGCTGATGATGACTGCAGTATCAGCAGTGTGATGAAGACTGACTCCTTCTGCATGAACCAGTCCTTCCCCTCCGCGCGCAACTGCACTCTCAGCCGCGTGGacgcatcatcatcatcatcatcag GTGATTCTCATGTTAGTTCATCAGTGGCGATGAGGAATCTTCAGATCTCTGATCTACATTGCTTCCACCCTGTGTCTCCATCATCAGCCCATGGGTCTCCAGTGATGGAGAGCTCTCTGCTCAGACAGCTCATGTGTACCGCTCCAGAGAAGAGAGGCACAGCTCTCACCATCAACCCAAATAAAGCTATCCTGTCCATTAACTGCACCACATTACAG GTTTTGGATGCAAATGAACATGCTTGTAAGCTGTTTGAGTGTGGATACAGTGATTTGATCGGCCGGAAGCTGACTTCTATCCTAAGAGCCAATCAGATACTAGAGGAAGTCCTGAAGGAGGAGACTCTGGATTCTGATGGAAAGCTAGTTGCCATTTCTGCAAAAGTG GTGAGCGCAGTGAGTTTGACAGGAGCGGAGTTTCCTGTGTCTGTGTGGCTTCAGATACCGGAGCAGCTGCAGCAGATCTCAGAGCTCCTGCTGGAGCGAGTGGAGAGAATCACAGCACACGTGACTTTCACTCAAAAT GGTGGAATCCTTAGTTGTGACTCCACTTTGGCCCATCTTTATGGTTACCACACTGCTGAAGAGATgactggcctgtcaatcatgTCTCTGATGCCGTCACTACAGATCCCCTTCCATTGCAGGACTCCCAAG GTGTTGCGTGTTCAGAGAGTGCATGTGCAGGCCATGTCTGGTTTGGTGGTGCCAGCATGTGTCCGTCTGCAGGCTGCTGTTTCCTGTGGAAGATCACCGCTGCAGATTAAAGGATCAGCACATCCAGAACCTTCACGACAGACCAACCAAACTCCTTCAG GTGGTAAATCAGGGGCGGGTGGTGTCCTGTCCCCCAGCGCAGATGTGCTGTACTCTgggtcagtgtgtgtgtttgctcccAGTAGCTGCCTCCTGACGCTCCTGCCCAACGGCACCATTCACAGTCTCAACAACCCCTTCAGCTCTCTGCTGCTCGGATATAACAGCAGTCAGCTGCTCGGAAAG AATGTCACATATCTGATACCGGCATTTTATGAGCGAGTTCGTGCTGCGGACCGAAGTGGCCACCCTACATCTCATCCACATGATCCATCCAGCCCCTCTGACAGATGCACCG ACCCCTGTGGATGTTCTGCTAGTGCTAGCTGTTGCCCTACTGATGTTCTAACCCTCTCTACTGATATGCTCACAACTAAGGAAGATCAACAGGAGACATGTA ATCCAAACACAGTGCTTGCTGGTGACAGTGTGATGGTGCATCTAGCCATGCGTAGGAGAGCAGGTCTTGGGAAAGGGAAGAGGATCTTCACTGGGACAAGCACTAAACTGGAGAAGGAGAACAGTGTCCTATCAACCATGACCTCACCTGCTGTCACCTCCACACCACTGAATGG GTTGGATGACACTACAGAGCTTTGTGAGCAAATTGTGGATGTGACTGCTCGAGTATCTGAGTCTGACTCTGCCAACTCCACCACCGCTCTGCTACAGACCTTTACTCTGGTGGAGTCCCAGGAAGTCCACAAAACCTGCCTCTCCACTACTGTCTCTCCTCATTGTGGCCCGTCAGAGCAGCTCTTCGCTGGGCGAGATGCCTCCAAGGTCCCGAACTCAGACCGTACAGAAGCTCCAGTAAAGTCCTGTGACTCTGTGCCAAATTCAAAACCTCCCACAAAGGCCTGCCAGTGTTCAGAGAAAGCTCAGCTTCAGGATTCCAGCTTTGAGGTGATTTCCCTGGGCAGTGGGTCATCGTCTGGGTTCTGCGAGCGGCTTGTGGGCGGCTCTGGTCCTGAAAAGTTAGATGAGTCTCAGCAGGGACGTCAGCTAGCAGAATCGGGCAGCACCTTTCTGGATTTGAATTCTAACGGAGATGTCATTGTTCATGCCATGTCAGAGATGGACCTGAATGACAGTGTTGAGATCCCAAACGCCTCTGCAGATCTTAACCATTCGCTTACCTCATGTGACACCGCTGAGCTCCTTCGAACCCCTTCACCCTTCGTTGTGGAATCCGACCCTGAAGCAGAAGCTCAAATCTGTCCAGAGCAAGAGACAACGCAAAAACCTGCCCCATCACCACAAGAGCAAGAACAACAAACATGCCCTCGGCAGAAAACTCTAGAGAAACTGCCAAAAAATCATGTAACCAAACTTCGAGAACAGTGGAATTCCTTTTCGGAACATGCTGTCGGCCATGTTCTGGATCTCCGGAAGGGTAGAATTCTGTTGCCAGGCGACATTCCTGCCACCTCCACTCCTAAGAAGGTGAAGGCGAACTCTTCCATTCCAGAGGGCAGGATTCATGTGACCTGCTACAACAGAGACGGAACACCAATCG AGGTGCAGTGTGATGTACGCTTGGTGTCCCTGTCCAGCGGCAGCTCTCTGGTCTGTCTGTGGCTGAGTGGGAATCATCTCCTGCTCCACCACCAGGAGGCGCCACAGAGCACAATGTCTCCCACAGTGAGGACAGGAGCCCCAGAACAGGAGGCCTTTGCCTGCAGTCTCGCTGAG GCAGTTCGTTCAGACGCCTTGCGCTCTTCTGTGGACTTGGAGCAGTCCGGAGCGTGTGAGGGTTACTTTGAAGAAGACTATCGTCCGCTGCGCTCCATTGGAAAAGGAGCCTTTGGTTTTGTCTGGCTCGCTGCAAGAAGGATAGATGCACAGGAA GTGGTTGTGAAGTTTATTAGGAAAAGTGCAGTGGTGAGTGAATGCTGGGTGGATGATCCTGATCTGGGCCGGGTCAGTCAAGAAGTGGCCATACTGGTTCGCCTGCAACACCCCAATATTGTGAAG GTGCTGGAGGTGTTTGAGAATGAGAGATTCTTCCAAATGGTCATGGAGAAACACGGGGATGGGCTTGACCTGTTTGAGTTTATCGACATGCAGCCGAGACTGGACGAGCCTCTGGCAAGCTACATCTTCAGACAG TTGGTAGCCGCAGTGAGTTACCTGCGTGGCAAAAGAGTGCTCCACAGGGACATAAAGGATGAAAATATCATCATAAACTCTAAATTCCACGTCCGGCTGATCGACTTTGGCTCTGCTGCCCTGCTGGAACCCGGAAAGCTCTTCTACACCTTCTGTGGCACTCTGGAGTACTGCTCCCCAGAGGTGCTTCAGGGAAACCC GTACGAGGGTCCAGAGCTGGAGTTGTGGTCTCTAGGAGTGCTCTTGTATACCCTACTCTTCAGTGAAAACCCATTTTGCAGTGTGGAGGAAACCCTGAAGGCCCGAATCAACCCTCCATGCCAGATATCTACAG AGTTGTATGCACTGTTGGCTGGTCTTTTGCACCCAGTGGTTGATCAGAGAATGACTCTAGAGGAGCTCTTGGAGTCGCAGTGGATTCAGCAACCCATAAATCTAGCAGAGTACTCATGGGGAGAGGTCTTCCCCTCCAGCAACG AATCCACAGAACATGTGGAGCCCAACTCGTGTGTGCACCAGGCAGACATCCTCTACCTGGACCCCGAAAACACGTCTGAGGACACTCCTTTAGAAGAtgaggaggatgaggatgaggagcAGAGGAGAACAATGGCGGCACTGCAGTGCGAGCTGCTGAAATATCTCACCGACGAGTGA
- the pask gene encoding PAS domain-containing serine/threonine-protein kinase isoform X4, whose protein sequence is MWLMQGRRSSPRGDSVCVADDDCSISSVMKTDSFCMNQSFPSARNCTLSRVDASSSSSSGDSHVSSSVAMRNLQISDLHCFHPVSPSSAHGSPVMESSLLRQLMCTAPEKRGTALTINPNKAILSINCTTLQVLDANEHACKLFECGYSDLIGRKLTSILRANQILEEVLKEETLDSDGKLVAISAKVVSAVSLTGAEFPVSVWLQIPEQLQQISELLLERVERITAHVTFTQNGGILSCDSTLAHLYGYHTAEEMTGLSIMSLMPSLQIPFHCRTPKVLRVQRVHVQAMSGLVVPACVRLQAAVSCGRSPLQIKGSAHPEPSRQTNQTPSGGKSGAGGVLSPSADVLYSGSVCVFAPSSCLLTLLPNGTIHSLNNPFSSLLLGYNSSQLLGKNVTYLIPAFYERVRAADRSGHPTSHPHDPSSPSDRCTDPCGCSASASCCPTDVLTLSTDMLTTKEDQQETCNPNTVLAGDSVMVHLAMRRRAGLGKGKRIFTGTSTKLEKENSVLSTMTSPAVTSTPLNGLDDTTELCEQIVDVTARVSESDSANSTTALLQTFTLVESQEVHKTCLSTTVSPHCGPSEQLFAGRDASKVPNSDRTEAPVKSCDSVPNSKPPTKACQCSEKAQLQDSSFEVISLGSGSSSGFCERLVGGSGPEKLDESQQGRQLAESGSTFLDLNSNGDVIVHAMSEMDLNDSVEIPNASADLNHSLTSCDTAELLRTPSPFVVESDPEAEAQICPEQETTQKPAPSPQEQEQQTCPRQKTLEKLPKNHVTKLREQWNSFSEHAVGHVLDLRKGRILLPGDIPATSTPKKVKANSSIPEGRIHVTCYNRDGTPIEVQCDVRLVSLSSGSSLVCLWLSGNHLLLHHQEAPQSTMSPTVRTGAPEQEAFACSLAEAVRSDALRSSVDLEQSGACEGYFEEDYRPLRSIGKGAFGFVWLAARRIDAQEVVVKFIRKSAVVSECWVDDPDLGRVSQEVAILVRLQHPNIVKVLEVFENERFFQMVMEKHGDGLDLFEFIDMQPRLDEPLASYIFRQLVAAVSYLRGKRVLHRDIKDENIIINSKFHVRLIDFGSAALLEPGKLFYTFCGTLEYCSPEVLQGNPYEGPELELWSLGVLLYTLLFSENPFCSVEETLKARINPPCQISTELYALLAGLLHPVVDQRMTLEELLESQWIQQPINLAEYSWGEVFPSSNELRTSYTLSQNPQNMWSPTRVCTRQTSSTWTPKTRLRTLL, encoded by the exons ATGTGGCTGATGCAGGGCCGGAGGAGCAGCCCCAGGGGCGACAGTGTTTGTGTTGCTGATGATGACTGCAGTATCAGCAGTGTGATGAAGACTGACTCCTTCTGCATGAACCAGTCCTTCCCCTCCGCGCGCAACTGCACTCTCAGCCGCGTGGacgcatcatcatcatcatcatcag GTGATTCTCATGTTAGTTCATCAGTGGCGATGAGGAATCTTCAGATCTCTGATCTACATTGCTTCCACCCTGTGTCTCCATCATCAGCCCATGGGTCTCCAGTGATGGAGAGCTCTCTGCTCAGACAGCTCATGTGTACCGCTCCAGAGAAGAGAGGCACAGCTCTCACCATCAACCCAAATAAAGCTATCCTGTCCATTAACTGCACCACATTACAG GTTTTGGATGCAAATGAACATGCTTGTAAGCTGTTTGAGTGTGGATACAGTGATTTGATCGGCCGGAAGCTGACTTCTATCCTAAGAGCCAATCAGATACTAGAGGAAGTCCTGAAGGAGGAGACTCTGGATTCTGATGGAAAGCTAGTTGCCATTTCTGCAAAAGTG GTGAGCGCAGTGAGTTTGACAGGAGCGGAGTTTCCTGTGTCTGTGTGGCTTCAGATACCGGAGCAGCTGCAGCAGATCTCAGAGCTCCTGCTGGAGCGAGTGGAGAGAATCACAGCACACGTGACTTTCACTCAAAAT GGTGGAATCCTTAGTTGTGACTCCACTTTGGCCCATCTTTATGGTTACCACACTGCTGAAGAGATgactggcctgtcaatcatgTCTCTGATGCCGTCACTACAGATCCCCTTCCATTGCAGGACTCCCAAG GTGTTGCGTGTTCAGAGAGTGCATGTGCAGGCCATGTCTGGTTTGGTGGTGCCAGCATGTGTCCGTCTGCAGGCTGCTGTTTCCTGTGGAAGATCACCGCTGCAGATTAAAGGATCAGCACATCCAGAACCTTCACGACAGACCAACCAAACTCCTTCAG GTGGTAAATCAGGGGCGGGTGGTGTCCTGTCCCCCAGCGCAGATGTGCTGTACTCTgggtcagtgtgtgtgtttgctcccAGTAGCTGCCTCCTGACGCTCCTGCCCAACGGCACCATTCACAGTCTCAACAACCCCTTCAGCTCTCTGCTGCTCGGATATAACAGCAGTCAGCTGCTCGGAAAG AATGTCACATATCTGATACCGGCATTTTATGAGCGAGTTCGTGCTGCGGACCGAAGTGGCCACCCTACATCTCATCCACATGATCCATCCAGCCCCTCTGACAGATGCACCG ACCCCTGTGGATGTTCTGCTAGTGCTAGCTGTTGCCCTACTGATGTTCTAACCCTCTCTACTGATATGCTCACAACTAAGGAAGATCAACAGGAGACATGTA ATCCAAACACAGTGCTTGCTGGTGACAGTGTGATGGTGCATCTAGCCATGCGTAGGAGAGCAGGTCTTGGGAAAGGGAAGAGGATCTTCACTGGGACAAGCACTAAACTGGAGAAGGAGAACAGTGTCCTATCAACCATGACCTCACCTGCTGTCACCTCCACACCACTGAATGG GTTGGATGACACTACAGAGCTTTGTGAGCAAATTGTGGATGTGACTGCTCGAGTATCTGAGTCTGACTCTGCCAACTCCACCACCGCTCTGCTACAGACCTTTACTCTGGTGGAGTCCCAGGAAGTCCACAAAACCTGCCTCTCCACTACTGTCTCTCCTCATTGTGGCCCGTCAGAGCAGCTCTTCGCTGGGCGAGATGCCTCCAAGGTCCCGAACTCAGACCGTACAGAAGCTCCAGTAAAGTCCTGTGACTCTGTGCCAAATTCAAAACCTCCCACAAAGGCCTGCCAGTGTTCAGAGAAAGCTCAGCTTCAGGATTCCAGCTTTGAGGTGATTTCCCTGGGCAGTGGGTCATCGTCTGGGTTCTGCGAGCGGCTTGTGGGCGGCTCTGGTCCTGAAAAGTTAGATGAGTCTCAGCAGGGACGTCAGCTAGCAGAATCGGGCAGCACCTTTCTGGATTTGAATTCTAACGGAGATGTCATTGTTCATGCCATGTCAGAGATGGACCTGAATGACAGTGTTGAGATCCCAAACGCCTCTGCAGATCTTAACCATTCGCTTACCTCATGTGACACCGCTGAGCTCCTTCGAACCCCTTCACCCTTCGTTGTGGAATCCGACCCTGAAGCAGAAGCTCAAATCTGTCCAGAGCAAGAGACAACGCAAAAACCTGCCCCATCACCACAAGAGCAAGAACAACAAACATGCCCTCGGCAGAAAACTCTAGAGAAACTGCCAAAAAATCATGTAACCAAACTTCGAGAACAGTGGAATTCCTTTTCGGAACATGCTGTCGGCCATGTTCTGGATCTCCGGAAGGGTAGAATTCTGTTGCCAGGCGACATTCCTGCCACCTCCACTCCTAAGAAGGTGAAGGCGAACTCTTCCATTCCAGAGGGCAGGATTCATGTGACCTGCTACAACAGAGACGGAACACCAATCG AGGTGCAGTGTGATGTACGCTTGGTGTCCCTGTCCAGCGGCAGCTCTCTGGTCTGTCTGTGGCTGAGTGGGAATCATCTCCTGCTCCACCACCAGGAGGCGCCACAGAGCACAATGTCTCCCACAGTGAGGACAGGAGCCCCAGAACAGGAGGCCTTTGCCTGCAGTCTCGCTGAG GCAGTTCGTTCAGACGCCTTGCGCTCTTCTGTGGACTTGGAGCAGTCCGGAGCGTGTGAGGGTTACTTTGAAGAAGACTATCGTCCGCTGCGCTCCATTGGAAAAGGAGCCTTTGGTTTTGTCTGGCTCGCTGCAAGAAGGATAGATGCACAGGAA GTGGTTGTGAAGTTTATTAGGAAAAGTGCAGTGGTGAGTGAATGCTGGGTGGATGATCCTGATCTGGGCCGGGTCAGTCAAGAAGTGGCCATACTGGTTCGCCTGCAACACCCCAATATTGTGAAG GTGCTGGAGGTGTTTGAGAATGAGAGATTCTTCCAAATGGTCATGGAGAAACACGGGGATGGGCTTGACCTGTTTGAGTTTATCGACATGCAGCCGAGACTGGACGAGCCTCTGGCAAGCTACATCTTCAGACAG TTGGTAGCCGCAGTGAGTTACCTGCGTGGCAAAAGAGTGCTCCACAGGGACATAAAGGATGAAAATATCATCATAAACTCTAAATTCCACGTCCGGCTGATCGACTTTGGCTCTGCTGCCCTGCTGGAACCCGGAAAGCTCTTCTACACCTTCTGTGGCACTCTGGAGTACTGCTCCCCAGAGGTGCTTCAGGGAAACCC GTACGAGGGTCCAGAGCTGGAGTTGTGGTCTCTAGGAGTGCTCTTGTATACCCTACTCTTCAGTGAAAACCCATTTTGCAGTGTGGAGGAAACCCTGAAGGCCCGAATCAACCCTCCATGCCAGATATCTACAG AGTTGTATGCACTGTTGGCTGGTCTTTTGCACCCAGTGGTTGATCAGAGAATGACTCTAGAGGAGCTCTTGGAGTCGCAGTGGATTCAGCAACCCATAAATCTAGCAGAGTACTCATGGGGAGAGGTCTTCCCCTCCAGCAACG AGCTTCGTACATCATATACTTTATCTCAGAATCCACAGAACATGTGGAGCCCAACTCGTGTGTGCACCAGGCAGACATCCTCTACCTGGACCCCGAAAACACGTCTGAGGACACTCCTTTAG